From Pyrenophora tritici-repentis strain M4 chromosome 1, whole genome shotgun sequence, the proteins below share one genomic window:
- a CDS encoding KatE, Catalase — protein MSGNTNGTNGHQNGGGQHAPTGEKTGDQFRSYADDRNASSEEVIYTTANGVPYPHPYESQRVGENGPLLLQDHHLIDLLSHFDRERIPERVVHANGHGAHGTYKTTESLEDLCMADIFKAGKSCPISVRFSTVGGETGSHDMARDPRGFSVKFRTEEGNWDVVANNTPTFFMRDPAKFPHFIHTQKRHPATHLTHADDATNFWDFASQNPESAHQFMILFGDRGIPKSSRFMHGYWGHTHKLQNKNGDWVYAQLHFKSKQGTDFVTQEDSFNYGPDYATKDLYEAIEKGDFPGWDVMFQTMTAKEAEEVWEKQKLNVFDMTHVWPQSQFPLRKVGEFFLNENPQNYFAEVEQIAFNPAHLVPGIEPSADPLLQSRLFSYPDTHRHRIGANYQQLPINAPRTAYRMGNFQRDGNMAFYNQGSRPNYLSSIQPISFKERTVDLDKLHGDFTGEAITFLSSIHPEDFNAPRALWEKVFDEPARERWIKNISGHMSTVTDKEIIKRQIAIYREVSEDIASRMEKATGVKGYPGIAELRFNGTHNGMAKSDDNKVANGMTGISAKYAAKNKTNGAPVAGTHKEIIEGKA, from the exons ATGAGCGGAAACACCAACGGAACGAATGGCCACCAGAACGGCGGTGGTCAGCACGCCCCCACTGGAGAGAAGACTGGCGACCAGTTCCGCAGCTATGCTGATGACCGCAATGCATCTTCCGAGGAGGTCATCTACACTACCGCGAATGGTGTTCCATACCCTCATCCATACGAGTCCCAGAGAGTGGGCGAAAACGGCCCACTGTTGCTTCAAGATCACCACCTTATTGATCTCCTTTCACATTTCGACCGTGAACGTATCCCAGAGCGTGTAGTGCATGCAAATGG ACACGGTGCACACGGGACGTATAAGACTACAGAATCGTTGGAGGACCTTTGCATGGCAGATATCTTCAAGGCCGGAAAGAGTTGCCCTATCTCCGTCAGGTTTTCGACGGTTGGTGGTGAAACTGGCTCGCACGACATGGCTCGCGATCCCAGGGGCTTCTCAGTCAAGTTCCGCACTGAAGAAGGCAACTGGGATGTTGTGGCAAACAACACCCCCACTTTCTTTATGCGAGACCCGGCGAAATTTCCTCATTTCATT CATACTCAGAAGCGACACCCAGCAACCCATCTTACACACGCGGATGATGCCACAAACTTCTGGGACTTTGCGTCGCAG AACCCAGAGAGTGCCCATCAGTTCATGATCCTTTTCGGAGACAGGGGAATCCCGAAGAGCAGCCGATTCATGCACGGATACTGGGGT CACACCCATAAACTTCAGAACAAGAATGGAGACTGGGTATACGCTCAGCTCCACTTCAAGAGCAAGCAGGGTACCGACTTTGTCACCCAAGAGGACTCTTTCAACTACGGCCCGGACTACGCGACAAAGGACCTCTACGAGGCCATTGAGAAGGGTGACTTCCCGGGATGGGATGTCATGTTCCAGACCATGACCGCAAAGGAGGCCGAGGAAGTCTGGGAGAAGCAGAAGCTTAACGTATTCGACATGACACACGTCTGGCCTCAATCTCAGTTCCCACTCCGTAAGGTCGGAGAGTTTTTCTTGAACGAGAACCCACAAAACTACTTCGCCGAGGTTGAGCAAATTGCCTTCAACCCAGCGCATCTGGTTCCAGGTATCGAGCCAAGTGCAGATCCCCTCCTACAGTCTCGTTTGTTTTCGTACCCTGATACCCATCGCCACCGTATTGGCGCCAACTACCAACAATTGCCAATCAATGCCCCCAGAACTGCCTACCGCATGGGCAACTTCCAGCGGGACGGCAACATGGCGTTCTACAACCAGGGCTCGCGTCCCAACTATCTCTCTTCAATTCAGCCCATCTCCTTCAAGGAGAGAACCGTCGATCTCGACAAGCTTCACGGAGACTTCACAGGAGAAGCGATTACTTTCTTGTCAAGCATCCACCCCGAGGACTTTAACGCACCCCGCGCGTTATGGGAGAAGGTCTTCGATGAGCCGGCCCGTGAACGATGGATCAAGAACATCTCTGGCCACATGTCGACTGTTACAGACAAGGAAATCATCAAACGCCAGATCGCCATCTACCGAGAGGTATCTGAAGATATTGCTTCCCGTATGGAGAAGGCTACTGGCGTCAAGGGCTACCCGGGCATCGCTGAGCTACGCTTCAACGGCACACACAACGGCATGGCCAAGTCTGATGACAACAAGGTCGCTAATGGTATGACTGGCATATCTGCAAAGTACGCTGCGAAGAACAAAACCAATGGTGCACCTGTTGCGGGTACACACAAGGAGATCATTGAGGGAAAAGCTTAG
- a CDS encoding thioesterase family protein — translation MASDAPNDPEILTYVENYWLSRKPSSPIYQFLLDDIKLTYASKGVVRAQLLLTKNHVNTHGSIHGSVSATLIDWVGGVAIAAWENRSKTGVSTDIHISYVSGAKVGDTIEIEGKAGKVGGTLAFTTATIWKLEDGKPGPIVATGSHTKFIKI, via the coding sequence ATGGCCAGTGACGCTCCCAACGACCCTGAAATCCTCACTTATGTCGAAAACTATTGGCTAAGCCGCAAGCCTAGCAGCCCCATCTACCAATTTCTGCTCGACGATATCAAGCTGACGTACGCCTCCAAGGGGGTTGTGCGTGCACAGCTACTCCTTACTAAAAACCATGTCAACACACATGGTAGTATACATGGCTCCGTCTCTGCGACGCTGATTGATTGGGTTGGTGGCGTGGCTATTGCCGCGTGGGAAAATCGGTCCAAGACTGGGGTTTCCACGGATATCCACATCTCATATGTGAGCGGCGCGAAAGTTGGTGATACTATAGAGATTGAGGGCAAGGCTGGCAAGGTGGGTGGTACCCTTGCGTTCACAACGGCGACGATATGGAAGCTCGAAGATGGCAAGCCTGGTCCTATTGTCGCAACGGGTTCTCACACCAAGTTCATCAAGATATGA
- a CDS encoding RNA-binding protein (RRM domain), with product MNSIRAIQQLNKRELEAGINPEGSWHTDYRDTAFIYIGGLPFELSEGDIITIFSQYGEPVWIKLARDRETGKSRGFAWIKYEDQRSCDLAVDNLGGANIMDRIIRVDHARYKPKDDEDMRDNTMGEPELLDQGDESDGERKKRRKTESDSDEDDRPLLPEEIELGKLMDKLDEDDPMRDSIIKRQQEKVDEAR from the exons ATGAATTCGATCCgcgccatccagcagctgaacaagcGCGAACTTGAAGCCGGGATAAATCCAGAAGGCTCATGGCATACCGACTACCGCGACACAGCCTTCATCTACATCGGCGGCCTTCCTTTTGAACTTTCCGAGGGTGACATCATTACCATTTTCTCCCAGTATGGCGAGCCAGTTTGGATCAAACTTGCGCGTGACAGGGAAACAGGAAAGTCGCGAGGGTTTGCATGGATCAAATACGAGGATCAGAGGAGCTGCGACTTGGCTGTTGACAACCTGGGTGGAGCGAACATTATGGATCGCATAATCAGGGTGGACCATGCGCGCTACAAGCCCAAGGACGACGAAGACATGAGGGACAACACCATGGGCGAGCCCGAACTCCTCGACCAAGGCGACGAGTCTGATGGCGAGAGAAAGAAACGGAGAAAGACCGAGAGTGACAGCGATGAGGACGACCGACCGTTGCTTCCTGAAGAGATTGAACTCGGCAAGCTTATGGACAAGTTGGACGAGGACGATCCTATGCGTGACTCTATAATCAAGCGCCAGCAGGAGAAAGTGGACGAAGCC AGATAG
- a CDS encoding PX domain-containing protein, protein MSDPVQAPPSPRDSATYKDHDARRDSDDRGSFVSPDPFKTDANAPSLDIKALTDRTLHFLATASNETLGACLAGLGAGTYLILGRVGLVLIGVVGGVVLHATWEGYHGGEKETTGAGESKKRELAADIAQRVLDWRNTKAQEKNSQEDDSFDLNLQLYSGKKLDYSEFKTETAAALNELTDAVMRDYVKWWYAPLLPTDHTFPDSCRQTFTAFILSISAHLSRKRPADNFLDFVTRSSSFMIILLQEIATAIQASPGDAPTEAVDIYLKMKRDSTLANILDPDYQMKQFSVAAEDILQNYLDPKTYNCIPARTFLHQVVAKLVLEMIVVSCSKPEFINGLIVQLLEDGEPELLSAIDAGVEGGQIRNARKSVDFPEGSEGANAAERREHKRVMSKAQEAMDDAMREAQLLSQMIAEEDAKRLKEEQKQSSSTLTLNDDQSESTTQGIVTPSSSGSEAHGDTDMGNSVLSRQSMSEAGPTSPTRASEEPPKEEAKKAFTSFDQLVLPQPPTALMDNPSPAEKPPPLTLHNATMSIFDDSMPGEKGTIKSKPMAEYLIQIEPKSSHHPGWMTARKYTEFETLHEVIRRIAAITGSAAFSEAHATLPSWKGHTKASLRGELERYLNDAVQYQPLAESEGMKRFLDKELGSGKTPNSGFPGIGWAGQTFDTVGKGMLGALSKAPKEVAGGGKALFGGVSSAIGSVVAPLGGRKQRDSITSVTNTSSPPLSRTTTRQSRAESTVSELPTHIRSPSTVSLVTNLASKRTSIESLRDPHSPVIDQQPGREAPMERRPSYNPDGDGKRSSVSSRYGSRSNSRAPGTREKIEELSPMMGGDQILNLPPHAQ, encoded by the exons ATGAGCGACCCTGTGCAGGCACCCCCGAGTCCGCGCGACTCCGCAACATACAAAGATCATGACGCGCGACGCGATAGCGATGACCGTGGTAGTTTCGTGTCCCCGGATCCATTCAAGACCGACGCGAATGCGCCTTCACTCGACATCAAGGCCCTCACAGATCGCACCCTCCACTTTTTGGCGACAGCGAGCAATGAGACACTTGGGGCCTGTCTCGCCGGACTGGGCGCAGGCACATATCTCATTCTCGGACGCGTAGGGCTGGTCCTTATAGGCGTTGTGGGCGGCGTGGTACTCCATGCCACATGGGAAGGATACCATGGTGGCGAGAAGGAGACGACAGGAGCGGGCGAGAGCAAGAAGCGAGAGTTAGCCGCCGATATTGCGCAGAGAGTGCTCGACTGGCGCAACACCAAGGCACAAGAGAAGAATAGTCAGGAAGATGACAGCTTCGACCTCAACCTCCAGCTGTATTCAGGCAAGAAGCTCGATTACTCCGAGTTCAAGACCGAGACGGCGGCGGCGTTGAATGAGCTGACGGACGCAGTCATGCGTGACTATGTCAA GTGGTGGTACGCCCCCCTACTACCTACCGACCATACCTTTCCAGACTCGTGCCGCCAGACCTTTACCGCTTTCATCCTCTCCATATCTGCTCACCTCTCCCGCAAGCGACCAGCCGATAACTTCCTTGACTTCGTGACGCGCTCGTCATCTTTCATGATCATACTGCTGCAGGAGATTGCGACCGCTATACAAGCCTCTCCGGGTGATGCCCCTACCGAGGCGGTGGATATATATCTCAAGATGAAGCGCGACAGCACTCTGGCCAACATCCTTGACCCAGACTACCAGATGAAGCAATTCAGTGTGGCAGCGGAGGACATTCTGCAGAACTATCTGGACCCGAAGACGTACAACTGCATACCAGCCAGGACGTTTCTACACCAGGTAGTAGCCAAGCTGGTACTCGAAATGATCGTTGTGAGCTGCTCCAAGCCTGAGTTCATCAACGGGTTGATTGTGCAACTTTTGGAAGACGGCGAACCAGAGTTGCTGAGTGCCATCGATGCTGGCGTTGAGGGTGGGCAAATACGGAACGCGAGGAAGAGCGTAGATTTCCCCGAAGGCTCAGAGGGGGCGAACGCAGCTGAGAGAAGGGAACACAAGCGTGTCATGAGCAAAGCTCAAGAGGCGATGGATGATGCAATGCGCGAAGCCCAGCTGTTGAGCCAAATGATAGCCGAGGAAGATGCAAAGCGTTTGAAGGAGGAGCAGAAGCAAAGTTCGTCTACGTTGACTTTAAACGACGATCAGTCGGAAAGCACCACCCAAGGCATCGTCACGCCATCTTCCTCGGGCAGTGAAGCACATGGCGACACAGATATGGGAAATTCGGTCCTTTCAAGACAATCCATGTCAGAGGCTGGCCCAACATCTCCAACAAGAGCGTCCGAGGAGCCACCAAAGGAAGAAGCTAAAAAGGCATTCACCAGCTTTGATCAGCTCGTGCTACCACAACCACCTACTGCGTTGATGGACAACCCGAGTCCTGCCGAGAAACCACCACCATTGACCCTGCACAACGCCACAATGTCCATCTTCGATGATAGCATGCCCGGAGAGAAGGGCACTATCAAAAGCAAGCCAATGGCAGAATACCTCATACAGATTGAGCCCAAGTCGAGTCATCATCCTGGTTGGATGACAGCGCGCAAGTACACTGAGTTTGAAACGTTGCATGAAGTCATCCGTCGGATAGCAGCCATTACCGGTAGTGCCGCCTTCAGTGAAGCTCACGCTACATTGCCCTCATGGAAAGGCCACACTAAAGCATCTCTTCGCGGAGAGCTCGAAAGATACCTCAATGACGCAGTGCAGTACCAGCCTCTTGCTGAAAGCGAAGGCATGAAGCGCTTCCTGGACAAAGAGCTTGGTTCTGGAAAGACCCCGAACAGCGGCTTCCCAGGTATCGGATGGGCTGGTCAGACATTTGATACCGTAGGCAAAGGTATGTTGGGCGCGCTTTCAAAGGCACCCAAAGAAgtggctggtggtggcaaAGCACTATTCGGTGGTGTCTCGAGTGCGATAGGAAGCGTAGTAGCACCGTTAGGAGGAAGGAAGCAGCGCGACTCTATCACCAGTGTTACTAACACATCAAGTCCTCCCCTAAGCCGCACAACCACACGACAGAGCAGAGCAGAGTCGACTGTTTCCGAGCTACCCACACACATCCGCTCCCCGAGCACCGTATCTCTAGTAACAAATTTAGCGAGCAAACGGACGTCGATAGAATCATTACGCGATCCTCACTCACCTGTCATAGATCAGCAACCGGGCCGCGAGGCTCCAATGGAGCGCCGACCCTCATATAACCCCGACGGCGATGGCAAGCGATCTAGTGTGTCTTCCAGATATGGCTCACGGAGTAACAGTCGCGCACCAGGAACACGGGAAAAGATCGAAGAACTCAGTCCGATGATGGGTGGTGATCAGATCCTCAATCTACCCCCCCATGCCCAGTGA
- a CDS encoding Nexin-C domain containing protein, with amino-acid sequence MSIVTHTPLSEPETTVLIELIFAVINELYTLSSAWTLRRTLLNAAKTYLLRPGNPQLSSITSLMQTTVLDDNTSDAGLAYHIRKIRASGLPTEEELKSWPKEMPEDEKEKLRVKARKLLIERGMPQALTSVMGQAASGEALGKVFDCLQDTRVARGVVFGLVLQGLRAITQ; translated from the coding sequence ATGTCAATCGTCACCCACACACCGCTTTCCGAGCCCGAAACCACTGTCCTAATCGAATTAATCTTTGCCGTCATAAACGAACTCTACACCTTATCCTCCGCCTGGACCCTCCGCCGCACCCTTCTCAACGCAGCAAAAACCTACCTCCTCCGCCCAGGAAACCCGCAACTCTCCTCCATCACATCACTCATGCAAACGACCGTACTCGATGACAACACTTCCGACGCTGGTCTCGCATATCATATCCGCAAGATCCGCGCCTCGGGCCTCCCAACAGAGGAAGAATTAAAGAGCTGGCCAAAGGAGATGCCGGAAGACGAGAAAGAGAAGTTACGAGTTAAAGCTAGGAAGTTGTTAATAGAACGCGGTATGCCTCAGGCACTTACCAGTGTCATGGGGCAGGCTGCTAGCGGTGAGGCGCTGGGCAAGGTGTTTGATTGTTTGCAGGATACGAGGGTTGCGAGGGGTGTGGTGTTTGGTCTTGTGCTTCAGGGATTGAGGGCTATTACGCAATAA
- a CDS encoding dynein, whose product MANTRRTPNFPTRTPGGHDRPGSRDADREEIWKPMLDNISSGKRLPEKSLLVLGGTPETQREFLESVSTDTANNRRPPDRGRKPPIANQFALGYTYQDVLDTDHEDTLARLSLYLLANPSPSFTPLIKPYLNPRTLPHMLIVILLDWNHPWLWIRQLRDWIRVLRSLIVSLDDASKVALEENIQTLQDKGRNLTTEGSSMENVKIPLGPGEWDEPLGVPLCVVCQNADKIETLEKERGWKEEEFDFILQYMRTILLKHGSSLVYTMPTAPGSLRTLIHSTLGIKSLLQQEQLRHNVTDRDRVLVPPNWDSWAKIRILREGFDVEGISEKWSVDIDIPQHLRPTTAQSPAPVEDEAQTNGATTPVAEEEDESSATAYYEQTIRNPESDYALSSLSKQANGLEVTSKDPQAFLAEQVNVLEHLRREDENEAALKAARKEQDASTSRTWTEEASGVVEEHIGPIQFNMGGIQVNADEMVKRLQDRQTNRQDEPETPPAKAQDTNINDNEKLRSFFSSLVNKTPSSTPRG is encoded by the exons ATGGCCAACACGCGTCGAACACCCAACTTCCCCACGCGCACACCAGGCGGCCACGACCGACCAGGCAGCAGAGATGCAGATAGAGAGGAGATATGGAAGCCCATGCTGGACAACATCTCGAGCGGAAAGCGACTACCAGAGAAAAGCCTCCTAGTACTGG GCGGAACACCAGAAACACAGCGAGAGTTTCTTGAGTCAGTATCGACGGACACGGCAAACAACCGGAGACCGCCAGACCGAGGCCGGAAGCCGCCAATTGCCAATCAGTTTGCCCTAGGATACACGTATCAAGATGTCCTGGATACGGATCATGAGG ATACACTTGCTCGCCTTTCGCTCTATCTGCTGGCAAACCCCTCGCCCTCCTTCACCCCGCTCATCAAGCCCTACCTAAACCCCCGAACCCTGCCGCACATGCTCATCGTCATACTACTGGACTGGAACCACCCATGGCTATGGATCCGCCAACTTCGCGATTGGATCCGTGTGCTGCGATCGCTTATTGTCTCACTCGATGACGCTTCCAAGGTGGCCCTGGAGGAGAATATTCAAACATTACAAGACAAAGGGCGCAACCTGACAACCGAAGGGAGCAGCATGGAGAATGTGAAGATACCGCTAGGACCTGGAGAATGGGACGAACCACTTGGTGTGCCCCTGTGTGTTGTCTGTCAGAACGCCGACAAGATTGAGACGCTTGAGAAGGAGCGGGGATGGAAAGAGGAGGAGTTTGATTTCATACTCCAGTATATGCGTACTATCCTTCTCAAGCACGGTTCAAGCTTGGTATATACTATGCCCACAGCACCAGGCTCATTACGGACCCTCATTCATTCCACCCTTGGCATCAAGTCGTTACTCCAGCAAGAGCAACTGCGACACAACGTGACAGATCGCGATCGGGTACTGGTACCCCCCAACTGGGATTCATGGGCCAAAATTCGTATCCTGCGAGAAGGATTCGATGTCGAAGGCATCAGCGAGAAGTGGAGCGTCGATATTGATATTCCTCAGCATCTGCGACCAACCACTGCCCAGTCACCAGCGCCTGTAGAAGATGAAGCTCAGACAAATGGCGCAACAACACCTGTTGCAGAAGAGGAGGACGAATCTTCAGCAACTGCATACTACGAACAAACGATACGTAACCCGGAATCCGACTACGCCCTGTCTAGCCTGTCGAAACAAGCCAATGGACTCGAGGTGACAAGCAAAGATCCACAAGCCTTCCTCGCTGAGCAGGTCAATGTCCTGGAACATCTGAGACGAGAAGATGAAAACGAAGCTGCCCTGAAAGCTGCGCGCAAAGAACAAGATGCGTCAACTAGCAGGACCTGGACCGAAGAAGCTTCAGGGGTGGTCGAAGAGCACATTGGACCTATTCAGTTCAACATGGGTGGTATTCAAGTAAATGCCGATGAAATGGTGAAGAGGCTGCAG GACCGACAAACAAACCGACAAGACGAGCCAGAGACTCCACCCGCGAAAGCGCAAGATACCAACATCAACGACAACGAGAAACTTCGGTCGTTCTTCTCAAGTCTAGTCAACAAGACACCTTCAAGCACTCCACGGGGTTGA